The Acutalibacter muris genomic sequence AATGCCCGAAGCCCGGCTTCTGGCCTTCGCGGACCTTCTCCCGGAGCGGGCGCAGGCTATGGCGGAAAAATACGGCGGCAAAGCCTACGGCTCCCTCGACGAGCTTTTGGCCCACGAACAGATAGACGTGCTGCACCTCTGCACCCCCCATTACCTGCACACGCCCATGGCCCAACAGGCGGCGGACCTTCAGATAAACGTCTTTACCGAAAAGCCACCGGTAATAGACCGCGACCAATGGGCACAGTTTAATCGGCTTGAGGATAAAGTTGGGGTCGGCATATGCTTCCAGAACCGCTATAACGGCAGCACAAGGGCCCTCAAAGCCCTGCTTGACTCCGGCGAAGCGGGCGAAGTCCTGGGCTCCCGGGGCTTCGTCACCTGGCGGCGGGACGCGGCCTACTACACCGAAAGCGGCTGGCGGGGAGCCCTTGCCACCGAAGGCGGCGGCGCGCTGATAAACCAGGCCATACACACCCTGGACCTGATGGCCTACCTCCTGGGCCCCGGCCAGGTGCTGGGCGCAAGCCTCTCCAACCGTCACCTTAAAGGGGTCATAGAGGTAGAGGACACCCTAGAAGCCGCCCTGGACTTCGGGAATAAGCGGGGCCTGTTCTACGCCGCCACGGACTACTCCCTGGACGCGCCCATCCTCTTCGAGCTCAGCTGTGAAAACGCCACCCTGCGCCTTGAGGGGGAGCGCTTCACCCGCTTCTGGCGTGACGGCCGCATAGAGCAGGAGGATTACACCGCCCAGGACCCCACCGTCCCCGGCAAGGCCTACTGGGGCAGCAGCCACAGGCGCTGCATAGAGGATTTCTACCGCTGTGTGCAGAGCGGCAGGCGGTTTATGAACGATATCTCCGGCGTTTCAAATACTGTTGAGCTTATGCTTTCCCTTTACGAAGCCGCCCGAGGCAAATAACAGATAACTGCCCTAAACAGCCCCTCCGGAGCGTAACCCCCCCGGAGGGGCTGCTTTTTCTCTCTTATTATCACAACTACTGTATTGTTAAAGTCTAAAATTAAAATAATTAAAGAAATTTCTTAAAAAAATTGATTTTACGCTTGACATTCTTAAAAACCTGGTATATAATGCAAGCATAGAAAGCAAATCGGAACTTAAACACACCATATATCACATCATATAGAAAGGAAAGGGATAATACTATGAAAACTTATCACGCCCCCTCCCAGTGCCCGGTCTGCGGCGAGCCCATGCAGGTCACCCGGCTCCACTGCCCAAACTGCCACACGGAGCTCTCCGGCCAGTTCACCCCCTGCCGCTTCTGCACCCTAGAGGAGAAGCACTTGCAGTTCGTAGAGGTGTTCCTCC encodes the following:
- a CDS encoding Gfo/Idh/MocA family oxidoreductase, whose protein sequence is MTVPLKCALVGCGSIAQVHARALSEMPEARLLAFADLLPERAQAMAEKYGGKAYGSLDELLAHEQIDVLHLCTPHYLHTPMAQQAADLQINVFTEKPPVIDRDQWAQFNRLEDKVGVGICFQNRYNGSTRALKALLDSGEAGEVLGSRGFVTWRRDAAYYTESGWRGALATEGGGALINQAIHTLDLMAYLLGPGQVLGASLSNRHLKGVIEVEDTLEAALDFGNKRGLFYAATDYSLDAPILFELSCENATLRLEGERFTRFWRDGRIEQEDYTAQDPTVPGKAYWGSSHRRCIEDFYRCVQSGRRFMNDISGVSNTVELMLSLYEAARGK